AAATCAGCTGCCATTGGGGCACTGCTTTGAGTCTTGTACAAAATAAGGCATATTTGTTCCATACATGTAGCCTTGTCAAGTGATTTATGAGTCTCCTGATGATTTAGTGTCTTTCAGTAAGGCATTTAAAGTGAAAACTGTATATCCAATTGACTGACAGGGACTGACAGGGCCACAATATATCTTGGTTTCTATGATGAATAACGTCCCTAATTTCCTTAACAGGCAGTAGAAATATGAGTTGTAACATTCACCTTGTTCTATACTCCGATAGGGCTGAGCTTCAAATCAATAGGACTATTATTTGAAACTTTTACCTCAGTTATGATTAATAAACAGTTTGTTACTTTATACATACTTTAAATGAACTGATTCATTGACACAAGCAAGATGAAGTCTATGATAGAATCTAAATGCTGGCCCAACCCTATTTAGAACAGGTCTTACCCGTACCTCAAAGTTTTGTTAGCATTGCACACCAAGCTATTTGTTGCCTGACGCCAAGATTAACATATGTGTAAATCAGGCTTGTGAGGCTCTATTAAGCAATAGTCATGTATGCAATCTAGCATGTcagtacacagagagagagtgagagagagagagagagagaaactcaaagaagaagaaagacaaagaaCACTCTGGAAGGCTTTTAGCCACCTCAAAAGGACCCACTTCCCATTGGTGACTAACATGTTCAAAAGGCCTAGTAAGGCCTCAGGATGTGAAATATTCACCACTGTCTGCACTTTGATCTTGTGATCTACAGGTCTGATGTCACGAATCAAGAAGCGGTGCTTTCGCCTCATCAGAAAAATACCCTACATTGGCACGACAGTGAGTGTCTTGTGGTTACGCCACTTCTCCTTCTTCAATCGAATGCCGTCTTTGAAATCCAGATGAGACATGCAGTCACAAGCTATGAGGGATTCTGTACCTTTGACCCAGTTTACATCATTGCTACATGATAAAAAAATCAGGGTTTTCCCAAGGTCATATATGCCtgctatctatgtgtgtgttgtgtggttgtgtgctcGTGAGTATCACCAATTAGCTAGATACCAAGCTAATGTTAGTACCTAGCCACTAGCCAGTTCAGCTAATCGGATACTTCAGGCCCCTGTTCATGCCTTTGACTAACTTTGTTAGCTTTCTAGCTAGATATCTACCACTAACTTAAATTGTAAGTAATACAATAGTTGTACTTAAATTGTATTAAACACTAAGTGTAAACTTTATTGTCAGTATACATGATTGCTACATGATAAAAACAGGGTTTACCCAAGGTAACAGATACCTGCTGCTGCCTGGATTgagccagcagagagagagtgtgtctgtgtctgtgtctgtctgtctgtttgtctgttatGTGCTCCCTCAATAGTGTAATGAAGTAAAATAAATACAGTTTTGACAGACAGTATCATTATCTGCATAATCCATGCACTGTGGAAATACTTGGCATTCATTTTTAACAATGTTGATTACAATGTGCCCAGATTCAGGGGCAGCTAAACAAGGCCCTGGATGACATGTCCCAGAGTCTGTGCACCCTAAAGGAGGGGATGACCTATACCAAAAGACTACCACCCCAAGGGCTCACTCAAGAGCAAGTCCTGCAGCGCATTCAAGAGTACCAGACCCTGAGTGAGTGCAGAACAACCTAGATTTGGGAAATTTTGTCAGAAAAGCCTGTTGTTGAATTTTTATTGGAAGGAGCAGTTTGAGTTTGATGAAATATCACAGTTACCatgttgtctttttttgttgATGTCAGAGGATTGTTAAAGACTTTGTCTTTTTGTGGCAACATTTCCATACAATGCAGGATAGGTTCTTTGTGTGGATGGTTATGAGAATCTACCATATTATACTGCTAGAGTGTTATTATCAGTGAGGGATTAGATCAAAGTGAGCTACAAGACTGCACGTCAATCGAAGGTAAATTTGAACATAGCTGAAGGTAGCTTCCGTTCGTTAAACTCCAGATGGTGTCTTTCCATCCCTGTACCCTGTTGTTTTTTTACTGTatcttctctccttcatttctCTGCTTTACAGATGAGGTGGACTGGACGAGTGGCAAAGTATCtggtgctgtgtattggggagATGAAACTCTAACCAAACTTCTAGTGCAGGTATATACTCACATTACACTCACATTAGACTCTTTAACTTTTCAAAGGTATCTTATTTAATTATAGTATGCATACAATATGAACATAATTTATGAATAAGGCACATTTCAAGACCCCATAGATTGCTTTACAAAACaatttacaaaacacaaaaataatcATGGACATTGGTGACTCTCCTGGCATTGAAAAATATGGTCTTAATTGTATGAAGTCATTTTTATGTTCACACAATCCTGAGTTCGCAGCGTTAGATCTGAATACACTGTTCAGTAATTGTTGGAGACATTAGTAGAACATCTTTAGTAAATGTTACATCAGCCTAGTTTTGTAAACCTCATCTGCTGACCTACATGGAACTTGTTTTGTTTAGTCATTCCTGTTCCAGATGCTGAAGTTTCCAGCTACTGAGAATGTAATCTATACAACAGCTGTGAAAGGCTTATCCGCCATCGTGCCACACAGTCTTTTaatgtgttgttattgttgttgttctgCAGGTGTATGGGGACTTTGCCTGGAGCAACCCTCTTCACCCAGACATCTTCCCCGGGGTTAGGAAAATGGAGGCTGAGGTCGTGCGCATGACCTGTGAAATCTTTCATGGTGGACCAGAGACCTGTGGCACAGTAAGCTGACAGCCTGCCCGTTCttttctctctacacacaccacaaacacccacccacacacacccacacacacacccgcacatgaatacacacacacatacagcacacatacgccacacacacattccgagCACACATTTTTGTTCGCATTCCATTCTTTTCCACACACTCAGTTCTCAAAGAAATTGACTAAATCCCTTAGATTTTGATGTCATGGGAATGACCTTCAACTCAGGGTCATTATTTCCAAAACACACCACCAGAATCCTCCCGGGTAGCTCTATAGACCTCTCCCTTGGGTGCTATTGGTAATTTTTCCAcacaaaagccaaacattatgaTTCAAAGCTTTGGCTGTAATGCTATTGTAGTACTTTAATACTAATCTATGTGTCTATCTATGTGTAAATCCCAAGGTGACCTCCGGAGGGACTGAGAGCATCCTCATGGCCTGCAAGGCTTACAGGGATATGGCCTATGAACGTGGGGTCAAGCACCCAGAAATGTAAGTTTCAGACATCCTGACATCTCTGCTAGCTATTATCAAGTGGTTCAGTACGGCACTGCTGTTCTCTACCTGGAATTATTATTGTACTGAAAATACAATTAAAGCTTGATCTAGCTATGCAGAAGCCATATCAGCCCATGTTGACCTGACAATGCTGTTATGAGAATGTTACATTACGTTAAACTTTGGATACACAGACAATATGTCTCACTGTTAAAAATGTAATACAGTAAATCAGGGTTTTAGTGGATAACATGGTGACTTGAAAGTTGGCTTTAATAAGTTAAGTTTCTCCAATGTGTTAACCCTCTGGTTGTAGTATTGCTCCGGTCAGTGTGCATGCTGCCTTTGACAAAGCTGCTCACTACTTTGGGATGAAGCTGGTCCATGTCCCCTTGGACAAGAAGACCATGAAAGTGGACGTGAAGGTGAATATTCATTCTCGCAGTCTTTTAAATTCTTACAAACTTTTGGTTTTAACAACAGTGTGTATATGATTATAGACAGTTACTCTGGAAATGACCcctatttatttgtatgtgttttttgtttattaCTGTTAAattgcagggctctacactaacatttttttccaggagcacttgtgcgcccaagttaaaaaaaattaggagcacagacaaaaatttgggcgcacagtgagttctgtacttaacttacacataatctaacattatactgcagctaacagttaaatatgccagtgcaccaattgcgaatattaagaatgactgacaacatttaggctacaggaaacaggattttaaagatcagtgcctactttattttcagtctgttctattttcctacattttgttaatgtaaaataatataatacattgccatatttgcatttagcctgtatatcaagtatcctgccaaatgtaggctaatttatttatttgtgaatccatctgtagctaatccaaatatgcccatggtgacctatctgactgcatactgcctaatactactactaaaatagtcaattttctcttccacaaaacccaacataggctaatcaaggatatatgttttatactttcagtttttatttgaaatatctacattgatgggggcagtaggcaaacgttaggcctactttcgttttgcacttacacactcggtgtaaacaaacaagcatgcgtggaagcctggagttgtcagtagcgttctacctttgaataaaatgggattattacgggaggctacttttgtgccggttcgctacagctatattttgcatattgcagccaatacgtcaactgggcttacctttccttctctcactgtattctcagaatctcatcctgttcctcctatatccaatgaattcggtggatagaataactaatttcttcaatctttgcatcttggctggctagtctgactttccgctttttctgcgcactcttggatttgatagaagcgactactagcgagtcacaacgcaaaactgctaacgttgatgggaggtgtagtttttatgctgcattcgcgacgtgattctatggtctgcaccagtaatgtttctcgatgttgcggtgtattttgtagacaaacgttgacatggttagaagtcattcgcaccagtgcgcctaaatatttttttgcactcgcatggcatcatttttactcgcatgtgcgagtgaaatgggcgcactgtagagccctgaatTGTTCTTTTTTGCATGTAGGCCTTGTGCTTGCTAATGGtacttttggtgtgtgtgtgtgtttgcttggcaGGCCATGAAGAGAGCCATCTCTAAGAACACAGCCATGCTGGTGTGCTCAGCCCCTCAGTTCCCTCATGGGGTCCTGGACCCCATTGAGGAGGTTGgaaaggtgagacacacacacacacacacacacacttcgaaCACCTCAaagatatgaacacacacacacacacacacacacacttcgaaCACCTcaaagataacacacacacacacacacacacacacacacacacacacacacacacacaccttaaacatatgaacacacacacacacacacacacacacacacaccttaaacatatgaacacacacacctcaaacatatgaacacgcacacacacacacacacacacaaacagagctcTATCCTGTGTTCCAAACAAGGATCACATTTGGCTGCACTTTTGCTTTCACTAGTCtccattctaaatgcagtttagtCATGGTGCACTTCATGTCTGCAGAATCTGTGAGCTTGTTGTGCTCGTAGTCAGGGGTTTATGGGTGcttcagggagggagagaagaagtgaAGAATGAAAGAATGGAACAGAGATTGCTGTTTGTGATGTTGTAACAAGTgatatctctctgtgtctgcagCTGGCTGAGCGCTATAACCTCCCCCTCCACGTGGACGCCTGTCTGGGAGGTTTTCTCATTCCCTTCATGGATAGTGCTGGATTCCCTCTAGCGCCGTTTGACTTCCGGGTCAAAGGGGTGACCAGCATTTCCGCAGATACACACAAAGTAAGTTGTACATTAGCATAGAAACATGCTTAGAAACATGTGTGGACAGGATACTTTATATACTGGTACATCATATGACATAACTTTTGTCTTGATCTTGTAGGTCAGAATAAATGAGAATAGTTAATGTCAGttgtttgatttgatttatttaaaCTTGAGGAATCATTCCAgagtatatttatttatatttatagtgTGTTGCTTTGATTTATGTAAACTCATGAATATGAAGACAGTTGTGAAAtagtttattttttccatttcCCATGTTATAAAGCTAACTGATTCTGAAGCTATGTTATGAAGctaactgtctctctctctctctctctctctctctctctctctctctctctctgtcggcaGTATGGCTATGCCCCCAAAGGCTCCTCAGTGGTGCTCTATAGGAATGAGAATTACCGCCATTACCAGTACTTTGTGGCACCAGACTGGCAGGGGGGCATCTACGCCTCTCCCTCAGCGGCCGGCTCCAGGCCGGGGGGCATTATCGCAGCATGTTGGGCCACCATGATGCATATGGGTGAGAAGGGCTACGTGGACACCACCAAGAAGGTGATCCAGACGTCTCGCACTATCGAGGCTGCGTGAGTAGATGACTTTTGATTTTTGACATTATAATGCAAATGGGATTCTGCAAATGTGGTCTTTCCAGTGCTCTTGCATGTGGAAATAAACAGTGATGAACTGTGGTGTTCAAACACTTTTTGTCTGTATATGAGAAACAAACAATGGCTTGGACTGAGCCATATTTTATTTCTGCCATTGAACACTTTTTAACACAGTTTTTAAGAGCATAGAAAAGAGAAGTCTGATTTTTAGCCACTATTGCAGTCTCTGCCTTTAAAACTGTTAAAGAAGGGAAAGGACGGAGTAAACATCCAGATGTGATCATTCGTTTCCCTTCTCTTTTGTAGTTTTTAATGCATGGCCTTGTGTTAAGTGGAATATAATATGCTTTGTTTGTGCTGCTCTGGTATTTTGAGGTGCGAAGACCTGATTTGTTTTTGTACTCATTTTTGGCAGAATGCGTAAAATAGACGGAATATTTGTCTTTGGGAAACCGGAGGTGTCCGTGGTGGCGATCGGGTCAGATGTCTTTGACATCTACCGCTTGTCCAACGCTCTAACAGCCAAGGGGTGGAATCTCAACACACTGCAGTTTCCCTCTAGGTGAGTTCCAAGTTCAAACTAATCACAGCTTGGATGGGCCTTGAAAAACGCTGcataaatgcaatgtgtgttATAGTTGTTTTACAAACAGGGTTTTAcatattttgattgactgtAGAGAAATACCAGTGTCTACACTAAGAGATTGAATTTAATTGACTTAAGGGACTTGATATAGAATGCATACTGAAGACTGTTTGTCCCTCCACAGCATCCATATTTGTGTGACAGTGTTGCACACGCAACCTGGTGTGGCTGACCAGTTCATCGGTGACGTTAGAGAGCTGGTGGGCAACATCATGAAGAACCCAAAGGAGAAAACCACAGGAATGGTGAGCTCATTATGTGTACTTACTCATCAGTGACTGTTGCTTTACAACATATGCTTACAGCAACACAGTCAAAGAAATAACATGTTTGAACATGAGCATACAAATCAATCAATGGAAAATCTCAAAGCTGCTGCAGTTATAATAAAATGTCCATGTTTATTTGGACAGTAAatatccaatcccaatcctgtTTCCACACTAAATGTCAGCACTCAGCAGTAATAAAAAAATAGATACAAAATAAAATGCTCATCTGTGGACTTCATGACTAGATAATTataatatgttttgaaaacccATGCACTTTTTTCTTATacctttttatttctttattatcTATCTTTTTTTGAAATCACTGTTTTTAGGGAGCTATTTATGGTATGGCCCAGTCCATCCCAGACCGATCACTGGTGACGGAGATTTCTCACGGGTTCCTGGACTGCCTCTTCAGCACAGAAGTCCTTAAAGCCCAGAACAACCACATGAACGGCAAAGCCCACTGAGTGCTCCACCGGTGGGTCAGCATCTACTCACCCACTCCTTGCCTTACACCCTTCGTCTTTTAATCcgtgctctctcgctctcctcaaGGCCAGTCTCTCTTCCAAGCACAAAACCGCAATAACTGAGGTttagttaattaattaattggttagttagttagttagttagttagtttgttagttttttattttatttttgataaCTCAGAGTTATCAAAAGACTGTTGTACAAATGTGGGTGCGAAGGAACATCAGAAAATTTGTGCTCTGGAACGTGCTGCACCCTCATCAAGTGGATCCTCCTGATGTGTTTGCTCACGATGACCTCTTGAATGGCTTGTTTTCTAGGATTGTGATTGTCATCTGGTTCTTtttgaaagacaaaaaaaactagATAAGGTCTGAAAAACAACCCTGTACCTTGCTCTAAGTCCTGATTGTGGTAGTAAAAGAGGTGCAGGATTGTCATAGATATCATTCATCAATATCATCGAAGTATATTATTCTGTAATAACATTAACCAaaccactcatttcattcaTTGTATGTAATATATGCTGCAGATGCTGTACAAATAACGTACAGTTCTTATAATTCTTTCAGTCTAAATAAATCAGTAAAAATAACACACGTTAATGGTAAGAAGACGACACAGGTCAGGCGTCGATATCCCCTTCTGCCATTAACCATTTTACACAAAAATAGGGATCCATTTTAAGAAACGATTATATTCTTTGTTTCTGTAGTGCTGTCCTATAGTGAACTAATCTGCTACTTCAATCCCTGTTCTTTGCCCCAAAGTCAATTATTACTGTATCTCTCAAGCACAACAGTTTTTGAAGCACTTATTCAACTGATGGAGTTAATTTATTTGCTTTCAAACTCTTAAAACTTTCTGTATCTGACGCCAAAACTGACCCTTTGGCAACTGTTTTAGAAAGGTTCCTCGTGTTTCTTTTGTAATTAATTTGAGGGCTCTAGCCCAGAATGTATGGAGACACCCAGACTCATTTCACCGTATAGAAATTGACCACTTTTAATTGACGATGCATGGACACTTCAACACCCTGaggggaaaaacaaaacaaaaatgtgtcatATATGATTCCACTATAATCCGCTTCCATATCTACCTCATTTAGTAATTCCATAGTATTGAGTCATTATTCCTTCCAAACTCTTTATTTGTATTTCAGAAAGACTTTGTCTGGCTCACTGTACTTTCTTGATACGTAATGTTTAGTGAGAAATTAGTTCTTATCCATTATTACACAAAACGGTTGTGGAAAACGGGAGATAAATCTGGTTTCTCCTCTTGATCTAGCCTTTTAAGTCAGCCTTGGCCCATCAGTATCATTGtccttttatttttaatttttgtttttattttctgtgcAATGGGTGATTGAGTCAGCATTATTCCTTAGTTGTCCAAAGGGAATAGCCTCTCAAGCAGGGATGAAATGTCCTAATAGTGTGACATTATGGTACCATTGAATTGTAACTTTATCTTTACTCTTTAGCTGTGTTTAATCTGAAGGCTTCATGATGTTTTGTGACCACTGTGTGCGttttacatattattattaatcaCTAACAACATGTCTCATTTCAATTTTTGTATaattatttgtctgtgtgttgcgTTACTGTAACGGTTTTTGTTTGGGCACAATGGTGTGtgaacaaccccccccccccccttgaaaAAAGCACCACTATATCTATATGGAAACATTCACAAATCTAACAACCATCAGGTTTCATCAGGTTTGTTTTGAAAATCTCTTATGAATGTCTTTGTTCCCTATGCAATAATCAAACGTTTAAAAGCTACTTAATAATGTAGGTGAGCTCTCTTACTGATTGTGATCATTCCTTGTAGCAGTTCAGGCTGTGCAATAGTACAGCTATAACCGTGATGCTGCATTCACCTGTATGCCTTGCCTTCCAGTCAGAAAACATGCCTGTGTTGTGAGTGCTTTAGAGCTAAAACATGGGCATAGATCCAACTCAGGGACAGGGCTGGCCCACACCACACCTGAAAACCGATTCAGTGCTCTTTTATATGTCATTTGTTGTTCCTTTTAAAATCATTAAAGGTTTCATTTTTTGAAACTCACAAGTTTTGTCTAAGTCTCACAAGTTTTGTCTTTTCTACTCAGGCTCAGATAGG
This genomic stretch from Alosa sapidissima isolate fAloSap1 chromosome 16, fAloSap1.pri, whole genome shotgun sequence harbors:
- the sgpl1 gene encoding sphingosine-1-phosphate lyase 1 isoform X2; this encodes MDYWAATEVYREMILLYVEEGRKLVNSKCADLEPWQIIGASIVATLGAVWIKGILFQPESLMSRIKKRCFRLIRKIPYIGTTIQGQLNKALDDMSQSLCTLKEGMTYTKRLPPQGLTQEQVLQRIQEYQTLNEVDWTSGKVSGAVYWGDETLTKLLVQVYGDFAWSNPLHPDIFPGVRKMEAEVVRMTCEIFHGGPETCGTVTSGGTESILMACKAYRDMAYERGVKHPEIIAPVSVHAAFDKAAHYFGMKLVHVPLDKKTMKVDVKAMKRAISKNTAMLVCSAPQFPHGVLDPIEEVGKLAERYNLPLHVDACLGGFLIPFMDSAGFPLAPFDFRVKGVTSISADTHKYGYAPKGSSVVLYRNENYRHYQYFVAPDWQGGIYASPSAAGSRPGGIIAACWATMMHMGEKGYVDTTKKVIQTSRTIEAAMRKIDGIFVFGKPEVSVVAIGSDVFDIYRLSNALTAKGWNLNTLQFPSSIHICVTVLHTQPGVADQFIGDVRELVGNIMKNPKEKTTGMGAIYGMAQSIPDRSLVTEISHGFLDCLFSTEVLKAQNNHMNGKAH
- the sgpl1 gene encoding sphingosine-1-phosphate lyase 1 isoform X1, with the protein product MSQAEGAATEVYREMILLYVEEGRKLVNSKCADLEPWQIIGASIVATLGAVWIKGILFQPESLMSRIKKRCFRLIRKIPYIGTTIQGQLNKALDDMSQSLCTLKEGMTYTKRLPPQGLTQEQVLQRIQEYQTLNEVDWTSGKVSGAVYWGDETLTKLLVQVYGDFAWSNPLHPDIFPGVRKMEAEVVRMTCEIFHGGPETCGTVTSGGTESILMACKAYRDMAYERGVKHPEIIAPVSVHAAFDKAAHYFGMKLVHVPLDKKTMKVDVKAMKRAISKNTAMLVCSAPQFPHGVLDPIEEVGKLAERYNLPLHVDACLGGFLIPFMDSAGFPLAPFDFRVKGVTSISADTHKYGYAPKGSSVVLYRNENYRHYQYFVAPDWQGGIYASPSAAGSRPGGIIAACWATMMHMGEKGYVDTTKKVIQTSRTIEAAMRKIDGIFVFGKPEVSVVAIGSDVFDIYRLSNALTAKGWNLNTLQFPSSIHICVTVLHTQPGVADQFIGDVRELVGNIMKNPKEKTTGMGAIYGMAQSIPDRSLVTEISHGFLDCLFSTEVLKAQNNHMNGKAH